A stretch of Desertifilum tharense IPPAS B-1220 DNA encodes these proteins:
- a CDS encoding FecR domain-containing protein translates to MTKFPSYPSACQLAQLSLSVAALTAPCMVTPASVMASPFEQMPIAQAQVEDSVTVAHQWMQSMALPERFAPEPLASSQNIELAQVPIARGLTVEELRGTVTINGRVAQVGDRLSAIGDTITTGPGSTARLRFDSNIGVAELAENTTVRVEVLTGGTAPISELFVTEGRVRLSISRFVSQGFLRSAGEENQSWEIASLDPQIAFADELAQASQQTASATTSPLRVRTPAGVAGVRGTSFGVNVGPTGKTGVSTLDGAVGANAEEFEVLVNPGFSSTISPGQPPTAAIETPRLATLRVINATRVGVNSVRLSGQVDPMDTVFVNNRPVPTNPDGSFDSYVEPVGGRLRVVVRGPAVRERHYTIITR, encoded by the coding sequence ATGACTAAATTTCCGTCTTATCCGTCAGCTTGCCAACTTGCTCAATTGAGTTTATCTGTAGCGGCACTGACTGCACCCTGTATGGTAACTCCCGCCTCGGTAATGGCAAGCCCTTTTGAGCAAATGCCGATCGCCCAGGCGCAAGTTGAAGATAGCGTTACTGTAGCGCATCAGTGGATGCAGTCAATGGCCTTGCCAGAACGCTTTGCCCCTGAACCCCTTGCTAGCAGCCAAAATATTGAACTTGCACAGGTTCCCATCGCTCGCGGTTTAACGGTTGAAGAACTGCGGGGAACCGTCACGATTAATGGTCGAGTCGCTCAAGTGGGCGATCGCCTCAGCGCGATCGGCGATACGATTACCACAGGCCCCGGTTCCACCGCCCGATTGCGCTTTGATAGCAATATTGGGGTTGCAGAACTGGCTGAAAATACCACGGTGCGCGTTGAAGTCCTCACTGGAGGAACCGCACCCATTAGCGAATTATTTGTTACAGAAGGTCGAGTTCGCCTGTCTATTTCCCGCTTTGTCTCCCAAGGTTTCCTTCGCAGTGCTGGCGAGGAGAATCAATCGTGGGAAATTGCTAGTCTCGATCCACAAATCGCTTTTGCTGATGAATTAGCCCAAGCTTCGCAACAAACCGCCTCAGCCACAACTTCCCCCTTGCGCGTTCGTACTCCAGCGGGGGTTGCTGGCGTGCGCGGTACGTCCTTTGGCGTGAACGTGGGGCCGACTGGCAAGACGGGCGTTAGTACCCTTGATGGGGCAGTAGGAGCCAATGCAGAAGAGTTTGAAGTCTTGGTCAATCCAGGTTTTTCTTCTACAATTAGTCCCGGTCAGCCTCCCACAGCAGCCATTGAAACGCCGCGTTTGGCAACGTTGCGCGTCATTAATGCGACTCGCGTAGGGGTCAATAGCGTCCGCCTATCGGGTCAAGTCGATCCAATGGATACGGTGTTTGTCAATAATCGCCCCGTTCCTACGAATCCTGATGGTTCTTTTGATAGTTATGTTGAACCCGTGGGAGGTCGTCTCAGGGTGGTGGTTCGAGGGCCGGCGGTTCGCGAACGTCACTACACGATTATTACTCGTTAA
- a CDS encoding S-layer homology domain-containing protein, which produces MSNLPEPNSDPSNRNPLGFDDWIGVLIAFATIGTILGWALLQGDRPGGFLDRPLLGALPAASPQATPQPLAPGLQDPRTPTVSPQRPAARPTPTADPRAAVVPRTPTPAATASPSPRVLPLPLGVPTTPESPRPAVVAPVETTPSPEVSPTPTPISQIFTDIPEGYWAVPFIAALSQRDIIVGYRDRTYRPDRPVTRAEFATMLQRSFVPDDAPTPEAYTDIAQDYWALDSIRSSTQTGFLRGYPDRTFRPDQPITRLQVGLALASGLQLQPPQNPQETLGQFEDAGEIPEYARPAIAAATQAGILVNHPEPNRFNPQQEATRAEVAAMLYQALVNAGQAEPLEPQ; this is translated from the coding sequence ATGAGCAACTTACCAGAACCCAATTCTGACCCTTCTAACAGAAATCCCCTCGGATTTGACGATTGGATAGGTGTTTTAATTGCGTTTGCGACCATTGGCACGATTTTAGGCTGGGCTTTACTCCAGGGCGATCGCCCCGGTGGTTTTCTCGATCGGCCTTTACTTGGAGCCTTACCGGCCGCTTCTCCACAAGCGACCCCACAACCCCTCGCGCCTGGGCTTCAAGACCCCCGCACGCCCACTGTTTCGCCCCAAAGACCCGCAGCCCGTCCCACGCCCACCGCTGACCCTCGCGCCGCAGTCGTTCCCAGAACGCCAACGCCTGCCGCCACGGCTTCTCCATCGCCAAGGGTGCTGCCTCTTCCTTTGGGAGTGCCAACAACCCCTGAGTCTCCGCGTCCGGCAGTGGTTGCACCCGTTGAGACGACTCCCTCTCCAGAGGTTTCTCCGACTCCCACCCCCATTTCTCAAATCTTTACCGATATTCCCGAAGGCTATTGGGCCGTTCCCTTCATCGCCGCCCTATCGCAACGGGATATTATTGTGGGCTATCGCGATCGCACCTATCGCCCCGATCGACCCGTAACCCGCGCCGAATTTGCCACCATGCTGCAAAGGAGTTTTGTCCCCGATGACGCCCCCACTCCAGAAGCTTACACCGACATTGCACAAGACTATTGGGCGCTAGATTCCATCCGCAGCAGTACCCAAACTGGATTTCTGAGAGGTTATCCCGATCGCACCTTTAGACCCGATCAACCGATTACCCGCTTGCAAGTAGGTTTAGCATTAGCTAGCGGGTTGCAATTGCAGCCTCCCCAGAACCCCCAAGAAACCCTAGGGCAGTTTGAGGACGCCGGAGAAATTCCCGAATATGCAAGACCTGCGATCGCTGCTGCCACTCAAGCGGGTATTCTGGTCAATCATCCCGAACCCAACCGCTTTAACCCTCAACAAGAGGCAACTCGCGCTGAAGTGGCGGCGATGCTGTATCAAGCTTTAGTCAATGCCGGTCAAGCCGAACCTTTAGAACCGCAATAA